Proteins encoded in a region of the Sebastes fasciatus isolate fSebFas1 chromosome 9, fSebFas1.pri, whole genome shotgun sequence genome:
- the LOC141773502 gene encoding uncharacterized protein LOC141773502 produces MMGELKSRRPAGPRLDLNNFNLAEAERSRYVLTSPRSLESCTRLGVKPVDLLIKSLNEFVAEQRGVPFEAMRVMHESYEKERMKLLRMCREERERIIRDRWPGCDDKVSCLEVVKPELKDHRQTSGIQYAELCFKGKSASRSSCSNRDRSTECSFNLGDLRHTPATERKLERLTRDINKEMCVTVSERDRKIAALMLVKHQEEQACAKLCQQEEQERQEARRQEEAQRAQEEKQRRKKLKQSMQRWHEELEARRRLRQHQEKRKVGQLELEVLLQEDRWSRLKEEVEVQRREKMEAAQKEAGGRKRYQEKLLREKEEVEERARERERQVAEEKELKARRSRVSQEKKERKRLQEENHRELLRHILLKQQAEQQVEEEEAQMRSTLERKLRRSCEKRAQAAEARLRELKERAAREEEQIQRAQQRAKLQSYQQLTHKLILVQLSQRRTERAAMHASAQQRSRAQQTHRHNTHRLLCHQRLREKVQREEEAVRKVREGCVFMKDWRRERLRRQREQIQEEAHRLARASYHMRERVRQQTHSRTFDQMALEAQLTAYMSRMKL; encoded by the coding sequence ATGATGGGGGAGCTGAAGTCCAGGCGTCCTGCTGGGCCTCGCTTGGACCTGAACAACTTTAACCTTGCCGAAGCGGAGAGGAGTCGGTATGTTTTAACGAGTCCCCGCTCGCTTGAGTCCTGTACGCGACTTGGGGTCAAACCTGTTGACCTTCTCATTAAATCACTAAATGAGTTCGTCGCTGAGCAGCGTGGCGTGCCCTTTGAGGCGATGAGAGTCATGCATGAATCCTACGAGAAGGAGAGAATGAAGCTTTTACGAATGTGccgagaggagagggagaggattaTCCGGGACAGGTGGCCAGGCTGTGATGATAAAGTGTCCTGCCTGGAAGTGGTGAAGCCTGAACTGAAGGATCACAGACAGACATCAGGTATCCAGTATGCAGAACTGTGCTTTAAAGGGAAATCTGCGAGCAGGTCCTCCTGCTCCAACAGAGACAGGAGCACAGAATGCAGCTTCAACCTGGGAGACCTCAGACACACCCCGGCTACTGAGAGGAAACTGGAGAGGCTCACTAGGGACATTAACAAGGAGATGTGTGTCACAGTGTCGGAGAGAGACCGCAAGATAGCAGCTCTCATGTTGGTGAAGCACCAGGAGGAGCAGGCCTGTGCGAAGCTCTgtcagcaggaggagcaggagagacaggaggccCGCAGGCAGGAGGAGGCCCAGCGGGCTCAGGAAGagaaacagaggaggaagaaactGAAGCAGAGCATGCAACGCTGGCATGAGGAGCTGGAGGCCCGCAGGAGGCTGAGGCAGCATCAGGAGAAAAGGAAAGTGGGACAGCTCGAGCTGGAGGTGCTGCTGCAAGAGGACCGCTGGAGTAGGCtgaaagaggaggtggaggtgcaaCGCAGAGAGAAGATGGAGGCTGCACAGAAAGAGGCAGGGGGCCGCAAGCGCTACCAGGAGAAGCTgctgagagagaaggaggaggtggaggagagggcgCGAGAGAGGGAGCGGCAGGTGGCGGAGGAGAAGGAGCTGAAGGCTAGGAGGAGCAGAGTGTCgcaggagaagaaggagaggaagaggctgcaggaggagaaTCACAGGGAGCTGCTACGACACATCCTGCTGAAGCAGCAGGCGGAGCAgcaggtggaggaagaggaggcccaGATGAGAAGCACGCTGGAGAGGAAGCTGAGGCGCTCCTGCGAGAAGCGTGCCCAGGCCGCAGAGGCTCGGCTGAGGGAGCTGAAGGAGCGGGCGGCCCGGGAGGAGGAGCAGATCCAGAGAGCCCAGCAGAGGGCCAAGCTGCAGAGCTACCAGCAgctcacacacaaactgatCCTGGTCCAGCTGAGCCAGCGGCGCACGGAGAGGGCCGCCATGCACGCCTCGGcccagcagaggagcagagctcAGCAGACGCACCGACACAACACGCACAGGCTGCTCTGCCACCAGAGGCTGAGGGAGAAggtgcagagagaggaggaggccgTGAGGAAGGTCAGAGAGGGTTGCGTTTTCATGAAGGACTGGAGAAGGGAGAGGCTGCGGAGACAGCGGGAGCAGATACAGGAGGAGGCGCACAGGCTGGCTCGGGCCTCCTATCACatgagggagagagtgaggcAGCAGACACACAGTCGGACCTTTGATCAGATGGCTCTGGAGGCTCAGCTGACTGCCTACATGAGCCGCATGAAACTATGA
- the nsmce4a gene encoding non-structural maintenance of chromosomes element 4 homolog A, with amino-acid sequence MRRIAGGGGGDEEAPRQNGSASRRRGEQSDGDDGDYDPADLQDDDHDPGLRREIRSKYRDLINSVQQNREDMLKPSNNKLTEVLEEANKLFKDVRQTREAALDAQLLVVATDLGKEKASQLFAEGTAFDPTAFAEHLLSFMGLNRLEDGEDEQNNGGAVDGYLPQDAWHRVARKAQCCFRAAPSFHYMMGSFHAEPPPPKQKIERQRKAPSKEAKRIMPTQLKRMESSHQEATEKEVERILGYLKSYYQDEPTSPISYYEFVVDPTSFSRTVENIFHMSFLIRDGLARMYMDSDKLPCIAPVEEGEVEAGGSCSRKQCIVSISPKIWKELIEAFDISDTMIHPPNTQNE; translated from the exons ATGAGGAGGAtcgcaggaggaggaggaggagatgaggaagcTCCCCGGCAGAACGGCTCTGCCAGTCGGAGGAGAGGAGAACAAAGTGACGGGGACGACGGGGACTATGACCCAGCTGACCTGCAAGACGACGACCATGACCCGGGACTCAGGAGAGAGATACGGAGCAAGTACAGAGACCTCATCAACTCGGTGCAAC AGAATAGGGAAGATATGCTGAAACCCTCCAACAACAAGCTCACAGAAGTTTTAGAAGAGGCCAACAAACTTTTTAAAGATG TCCGGCAGACGAGAGAAGCAGCTCTGGACGCCCAGCTCCTCGTCGTGGCCACAGATCTGGGAAAGGAGAAAGCCAGCCAGCTGTTCGCCGAGGGCACTGCTTTCGATCCCACTGCTTTTGCTGAGCACCTT CTGTCCTTCATGGGTCTCAACCGGCTAGAGGACGGGGAGGATGAGCAGAACAACGGAGGAGCAGTCGATGGCTACCTGCCCCAGGATGCTTGGCACCGAGTGGCCCGGAAAGCACAGTGCTGTTTCAGGGCAGCGCCGTCCTTCCACTACAT GATGGGTTCGTTCCACGCAGAGCCGCCTCCTCCGAAGCAGAAGATAGAACGGCAAAGGAAGGCACCTAGCAAGGAAGCCAAAAGGATAATGCCTACTCAG CTGAAGAGAATGGAATCATCCCATCAAGAAGCGACAGAGAAAGAGGTGGAAAGGATCCTGGGATACCTGAAGAGTTATTACCAAGATGAGC CAACATCACCGATATCGTATTACGAGTTCGTCGTCGACCCCACCTCGTTTTCCCGGACAGTTGAGAACATTTTCCACATGTCGTTTCTAATCAGG gaTGGGTTGGCACGGATGTACATGGATAGTGATAAATTGCCTTGTATAG CGCCTGTagaggagggagaggtggaAGCTGGAGGATCATGCAGCCGTAAACAGTGCATCGTCTCTATCAGCCCAAAAATATGGAAG GAGCTCATAGAAGCCTTCGACATCAGTGACACAATGATTCACCCTCCAAACACGCAGAATGAGTGA